Proteins encoded together in one Pseudoalteromonas xiamenensis window:
- a CDS encoding efflux RND transporter permease subunit: MKHRIIVILLVAIACFLIGQGQNKIGVNTDYKYFFGETTPQIVAMDELEATYSKNDNVFFAITPKDNQDIFSKEVLGAITETTSKAWKLPFVTRVDSLSNFQHIEANDEGLVVEDLVRHPEALSTQQIDKIKRVSLHEPLLLNRIVSPDGKNAGINIIIQLPGESPMETFQIVGAARDLIKDIEAKYPVDIRLTGVTVLNATFGEVGASDLQNLTPIMNGIMVVLLLVLFRSIWMLLATLAIVQLSKMAAMGLVGYIGIPITAPSSIAATIIMTLAVADSVHIIMGMVSEMRNGLERKFAVIESIKKQFIAVLVTSLTTVVGFLSLNFSDAPPYHDLGNITAIGVVVAFILSVTILPALLTLLPIKVKPQNKAQTITGKFFSSVNQFVIRRKFSIITLSLLFIGTCAAYIPKMVLDDKFVEYFTNDINFRVESDYISDNLTGLYTIEFNIKSGATNGVANPDFMKKVDDFANFYREQSDVYNVNVYTDVMKRLNRSLHSDDANEYKLPKSTTEAAQYLLLYEMSLPYGLDLTNQINIEKSETKMVVTMRDVSTVELRKAAERGEAWWQANAKSYEPVIGSGATVVFSHMSKANIEGMITGTILSFILVTAFMFISLRSLKYGLISMVANIFPAIIAFGIWTILYQEAGMAISIVASATLGIIVDDCVHFLSKYVHARRDLGYNAENALGYAFSSVGVALVFTSVTLMAGFIVLATSPFLINSTLGILSAITVLAALAIDFLLLPAILLLVDRSTQPQTSTAQQDMPSLSTSNV; this comes from the coding sequence GTGAAGCATAGAATAATCGTTATTTTACTCGTCGCAATAGCTTGTTTTCTAATTGGTCAAGGCCAAAATAAAATTGGAGTCAATACAGACTATAAATACTTTTTTGGTGAAACGACCCCTCAAATCGTCGCCATGGACGAATTAGAAGCAACCTACAGTAAAAACGACAACGTTTTTTTTGCAATTACCCCTAAGGATAATCAAGATATCTTCTCTAAAGAGGTATTGGGCGCGATTACTGAAACCACCAGCAAAGCATGGAAACTTCCTTTTGTTACCCGTGTGGATTCATTGTCCAACTTCCAACATATTGAAGCGAATGATGAAGGCTTAGTCGTTGAAGATTTGGTACGTCACCCTGAAGCGCTTTCAACACAGCAAATTGACAAAATAAAACGCGTCTCTTTACATGAACCGTTATTGTTGAATCGCATTGTTTCACCTGATGGAAAAAACGCCGGCATTAACATCATCATCCAGTTGCCCGGAGAGTCGCCGATGGAAACGTTCCAAATCGTTGGTGCCGCACGTGATCTCATCAAAGACATCGAAGCAAAGTACCCTGTCGACATCCGCCTAACGGGCGTGACCGTATTGAATGCAACGTTTGGCGAAGTGGGCGCATCAGATTTACAAAACCTAACGCCGATTATGAATGGCATTATGGTGGTATTACTGCTGGTCTTATTCCGCTCCATTTGGATGTTGTTAGCAACGCTTGCCATCGTCCAGCTTTCAAAAATGGCTGCGATGGGTTTAGTTGGTTACATCGGAATTCCAATTACAGCCCCGTCGTCAATCGCTGCGACGATCATCATGACGCTTGCTGTTGCTGATTCTGTGCACATCATCATGGGTATGGTGTCCGAAATGCGTAATGGCCTTGAACGCAAGTTTGCTGTCATTGAAAGTATTAAAAAACAATTCATTGCCGTACTGGTGACTAGCTTGACCACCGTTGTGGGCTTCCTATCTCTTAACTTTAGTGATGCGCCGCCATACCATGATTTAGGTAACATTACGGCTATTGGTGTTGTTGTCGCGTTTATTTTGTCAGTAACAATTTTACCTGCTCTGCTTACGCTACTGCCGATTAAAGTAAAACCGCAAAATAAAGCACAAACGATCACGGGCAAATTCTTCTCGTCCGTTAACCAATTTGTCATTAGAAGAAAGTTTTCAATTATCACGTTATCACTGCTCTTTATCGGTACGTGTGCTGCTTACATCCCGAAAATGGTCTTAGATGATAAGTTTGTTGAATACTTCACAAACGACATTAATTTCCGCGTTGAATCTGACTACATCTCAGACAATCTAACTGGTTTGTACACCATTGAATTCAATATTAAATCGGGTGCGACGAATGGTGTTGCAAACCCTGACTTCATGAAAAAAGTGGACGATTTTGCCAACTTCTATCGTGAACAAAGCGATGTCTACAACGTTAACGTGTATACAGACGTAATGAAGCGGTTAAACCGCAGCCTACATAGCGATGATGCGAACGAATACAAGTTACCAAAATCAACCACGGAAGCGGCTCAGTATCTCCTTCTATACGAAATGTCTTTGCCTTACGGATTGGATTTAACAAACCAAATCAACATTGAAAAATCTGAAACCAAAATGGTTGTAACGATGCGTGATGTGTCAACCGTCGAGTTACGCAAAGCTGCTGAACGTGGTGAAGCGTGGTGGCAAGCAAATGCTAAAAGCTACGAGCCAGTCATTGGTTCTGGTGCAACGGTAGTGTTCTCTCACATGTCTAAAGCGAACATTGAAGGCATGATCACGGGCACTATCCTATCGTTCATCCTAGTCACAGCGTTTATGTTTATTTCACTTCGCAGCTTAAAATACGGCTTGATCAGTATGGTCGCGAACATCTTCCCTGCCATTATTGCTTTCGGAATTTGGACCATTTTATACCAAGAAGCAGGTATGGCCATTTCCATCGTCGCGTCTGCAACACTCGGTATTATTGTTGATGACTGTGTGCACTTCCTATCGAAATACGTACACGCCAGACGTGACCTTGGTTACAACGCCGAAAACGCACTGGGTTACGCATTTAGCAGTGTAGGTGTCGCTCTTGTGTTCACATCTGTAACCTTGATGGCTGGTTTTATCGTCCTTGCGACGTCACCATTCCTCATCAACAGTACATTAGGCATCTTATCTGCAATTACCGTGCTTGCTGCACTGGCTATCGATTTCCTACTGTTGCCAGCAATCTTGCTACTCGTTGACCGTTCAACTCAGCCGCAAACAAGTACGGCGCAGCAAGATATGCCTTCACTAAGCACAAGCAACGTATAA
- a CDS encoding outer membrane lipoprotein-sorting protein: MKLTFKPLLIASALAVCSSSLYAMDNQGDRGLQIATEMEHRDTGWKDQEVNVEMTMFSSTGDKSIRYMRNKALEVENNGDKTLVIFDQPADVSGTAFLSFTYKEGSDDQWLFLPALNRVKRIASDNKSGPFMGSDFAYEDITSQEVEKYTYKYIGEDKLGERAMLQIERYPVSETSGYSKQVVWVDAEHYISQKIDYYDRKGSLLKTQEFVDYKLYNNKFWRADKLVMVNHQKKTRTEIELKDYALSAGIPVTNFSTRALTRLR; this comes from the coding sequence ATGAAACTGACTTTTAAACCTCTACTTATCGCATCAGCACTTGCGGTATGTTCAAGCTCACTTTATGCGATGGATAATCAGGGTGATCGCGGTTTGCAAATTGCCACTGAAATGGAACATCGCGACACGGGTTGGAAAGACCAAGAAGTAAACGTTGAAATGACGATGTTCAGCAGCACTGGCGATAAGAGTATTCGTTACATGCGAAACAAGGCTCTTGAAGTGGAAAACAATGGCGACAAAACGTTAGTTATCTTTGATCAGCCCGCAGACGTCAGTGGCACTGCATTTCTTTCTTTTACTTACAAAGAAGGAAGTGACGACCAATGGTTGTTCTTACCGGCTTTAAATCGCGTTAAACGTATTGCCTCTGACAACAAGTCAGGGCCTTTCATGGGCAGTGATTTTGCTTATGAAGACATCACCTCTCAGGAAGTCGAAAAGTACACTTATAAATACATTGGTGAAGACAAACTTGGTGAACGCGCGATGTTACAAATCGAACGATACCCAGTAAGTGAAACCTCTGGCTATTCGAAACAAGTTGTCTGGGTCGACGCTGAACACTACATCAGCCAAAAAATCGACTATTACGACCGTAAAGGATCTCTGCTAAAAACCCAAGAATTTGTGGATTACAAGCTCTATAACAACAAATTCTGGCGCGCCGACAAGCTAGTGATGGTTAATCATCAAAAGAAAACACGCACCGAAATTGAGCTAAAGGATTATGCGCTCAGTGCAGGTATTCCAGTGACTAACTTTAGTACTCGTGCCCTCACTCGTCTGAGATAA